The genomic DNA CCACGGATCAAAGGGATTATGAGGCTGTGCACGCATGGGACAATAAACCGGTCACACGTGCAGACTGTGGGCCGAGGCTCATTACATTTGCTTGACGAGAGTTGGTTGACGATGGTTGTATTTGTCGAAGTGGCATTTGAAACCACACCTGCagacgagtgtgtgtgtgtgtgtttgtggacaAGTTTTCCGAATCGTAATTAAATGCAAGGCATGGTACTTGCAATGTCGGTCCATATAGGCACAGGAAAGCAGCAAACACGCGGCTAAGCTTTACCTTAACTTTAGCAGAACTTTCAACAGCATTGAACTTGCTGTATTCCAAATTAAAAGCTGTAACCCATAAATCAATTGCATCGATTGATCAAGCTATGCAAAAGTCTCGGAAATTTCTATTATAGTAATCACAGTGTCCTAGTATGTCGTTAGATGAAGAAATTGACTACAAAGTACATAGCTTGCAGCAATTAAACGATCGAAAATCAGGACCAAATGAACTTAAACGTGATATTTGAAGCTGATTGAAACGTTAAACTCTCGAAACGTAGATGGGAGGATGGATGTTGCATTAGGGTGTTTCGATTTAAGATGGACTTACAGAACAACCCTGTATATTTGAAGTTAAAAACCCTGCATATTTGAAGTTTGAAAGGCGCTTTGGTCGAAGATTGCATAAAAATAGGCTCTGCAGTTTAAAAATTCAAGTTTATTGGGAATTATTTTTGTACtttaagtattttttgtaGCATTTAAAGcatattttacaaaccagCTGTATAATTACCACATCGTAGCGTCTTGTAACAAAAGGGTGGTTACCCTATaacaccacctccaccagtAAGTTTGGTGACAAATAATTCATTTCACCCATTGCTGACACATGTAAGCTAcgaactttatttattttaccctCGAACGTTGCACGGGGACACACCCATTCAAGGCACCAGGGTGGAAACGAATGCTTACCAGCAGATGGGGCACCTCAAGTGgtcgtaaaacaaaaacggatcCTTTTTgaggtcacacacacaaacacacaccaaccaaacCCCAACCGGAGTGCACAAATGAATGCTCCagtttccacacacacacacacacacacacacacacacacacacacacacacacacagaagccCATTGTGTCACTAATTGGGTTGAGATTTTGCACGTGTGCTCCAAAACGAGTCTAGTCCGTTCCGGTGAGCTTCCCTGTTACTCGAGTCACGCGACGCTGTGGAAGATATAAACTTTCCGCCTGTGCCTAACCGTAATAGCGTACCTTTGAGATGAAGAATGGCCGTACTGTTCACTAGGTTGTCCATTAGTGGGAGGAAGTTGTTGTACGTAATCGTTTCCAGCTGATTGGAGTTCAGGTTGAGATTAAGGACGGCCGGTACGCCGGTAAAAATGCCCCGCTCGAGCCGCTTCAACCGGTTGTTCTCCAGATTAAGCTTCCGCAGGTTGTTCAACCCGTCAAAAGCTCGGGCCGATAGTTTCTGTGCAGATAGGTTCGAATGGGGGAGGAAACAAACAGAAGTGAGCAATTAAAATAGGAGCAGTGagcaataaaacacacacacacacagtgttaCCTCTATCTGGTTGTGGTCCAAGTCCAGCTCCTGGAGACTCCACAGCTCggcaaagattgtgtcaccgaTGAAGGAGAGACTGTTGGCCGTCAGCTTAAGTATTCGTAGGTTACCGAGCCCCTTGAAGATTTCTCGCGTCAGCACGGATATCTGGTTCGATTCGAGCTTCAGCTCGTCCAGACTGGTTAGATACATGAACACGTCCTCGTGCAGCATGGACAGATTGTTAAAGTCCAGATTGAGCTTCCGCAGCGCTGGCAGATGCACGAGCGCTTCCTTGTCTAGCTCGAGGATTTCGTTACGCTCCAGATTGATTTCCTCCAGAAAGGGGTGGTTCGCGAACGCAAACGGATGTACGATGCGGATCTGGTTCTTGTGCAGCGTCACGTTACGCAGCTCGGTCAGATTGCCGAACGCGTAGTTCAGCAGGTCCGGTATGACACCGTACTCGATCGTTAGCTGCTTAAGGTACTTGAGCGTGTGCAGCACGTCCGACGGGATGTACGCCAGGTTGCCGATCTTCTGCACCGTAATCTTTAGCTGCTCCAGGGTGGACTGTGTCTGGAAGGCGAGCCAGTTAGCGTCCTTGCGCGGTAAATCCTTGCTAAAGATCCAACAGTTTGCTTTCTGTGCTTTCACGTGCGGATCGTCTGGTGAGCAGTGGCAGACCAGCTTCATCTCCCGGTCGCCCGAACACAGGTTCATCAGCGGCGATGGCACTATCATCTGTGGTAGTATAGGCGGTGAAGATTTTCCCTTCTTAACATCCTTCTCCCGGTATCGACTCTCTATCGGGCTGGTGACGAtacacagcaccagcagtgccAGCGTTAGGTTCTGATATGTTGCCGATACCATCGTGAAGGAATGGGTGCCGTGCTCGTTACTCCAGAAAAAGTTTTACCTAAATTAGAGACGTAAATAAATAGAGGGCAAAGAGATGTGTGAGATTCATGTGTGCTAAtgctaattaaaatttattttcatcatcgtcagcaAACGCGGGTGTGGTTATTTAGCGAGCAAAACCGATGTGCCGTTGGAAAGTTATCGAGTTGTGGAGTTCGTAAACATACTTCGCCAAGGCATGTGCTCGCCAGCAGGTTGCATAAGCGTTGTTTTGCTCGTAATTCGAGGAAACCAGTCGCAGAACGGTTTATGTGGAATGTTTGTGGGTAGCGAgttgaaacacacacatgttTCATGAACGTGTTTGTCGCAATTGCTCTGTGTAAATGACGTTTAGGCTGTGGTTAAATATGGTTGCCATTTGTTTTCCTAGaaaatttcaatttgtttgcaaATCATGTTGCCGGTGGTTCATCAAGCAGTGAAATTTGTAATAATAATTGAATACAAACTGATTGCTTGAGTAGTTTACATTGTTTCCCGTTCGTTTCAAAACATGCGCCTGGTGGTATGCAATATTTCAAGCATCGATAATTGTTGTATTATATGTattatgcatttttttcttaaagcgTGCTAATTTTCACTTCATATCCGATAAATTCACCTCAAGAATGTATGCTAAATTCAAGGAACGTACAGCCAAAACACGTTGTCAAGTATAATAGAGATTCGATGAGTTTGTAGATTGTCCATCGCGAAGCGATATTTTGATATGAAAACctttatatttgttttcaaacaACAAGAGTTCAACAACAAGTTTCCAGCATCACTGACAACATCAACATCTTCAGATACAATGACACGAAATGTTTCGATTATGCTGAACATGCAGTCTGCGGATCTCTCCAGAACCCCACATTACTTCGATTCAGCAACAAGCGATAAGAAAGCTAGTTGACAAAACAATGAACGAACCAAAGTTGCTTCCCTACTTATCGGACCAAACGCTCAACCAACGAAACGAGCTTCCCGAGCTGAAAGGCAATGAAAGAATCGCGAGCTTGACACTGTGGGAGCGTGTCGTACCGAGCAACccacaaaaaagggggaaagtcAATGAACAGCTTTATTATGAAAGTAATTTCCGGTTCGAGACAGAGTGGCGCCGTGATTGGAGCGAAGCGGACCGGGAAGCACTATTTGCTTCGTTCAAGAGAATTGGAAAGCACCACCCTTCTGGCATTTCTGTACTTGAAAGTGGACGAGGAGGCgagtattttaatttttccttcttAAAGCTTAAAGGGCTATTTTCggaaaataaactcaagcaACAATATTTTTTGCACAAGTCAGATTTTGGAGTAAAAATGGCTCCAAAATCAGTAAGCGTTCTTCAGGAAAATTTCTTACACACATTTCGTATCGATGTTCAAGCTGGATGTGTAAATGAATTCACCCGAATTTGTGAATAGATTCGACCTTGGTAGGATACAAATGATTTCGAAGAAAGTAAACATTTATCAACGGGAGCTTCAAGCCAGAAATTTTGAACGTCACGAGCTCCTAGGAAGGTGTCTTCTTCTTGGAAAACAAACATAGAATTCAAGCGGCAGGGAAAACAAGGCGCAAAACGTGCGAAATTCATACGAATGcaagaaaatgaagcaaacgaATAAGCACACTTCGCAACGGAGCCGAGGTCAGAACACGAGATTGGCAATAATTGTGTTACAATGGGCGAGatcaaattgtaataaaattttaatgacGCTTGGCCCACCCATCCATCCTGCGAGGACGGGAGGGAAAAAATTGACCATCCTCCGCTGGGGCGA from Anopheles stephensi strain Indian chromosome 2, UCI_ANSTEP_V1.0, whole genome shotgun sequence includes the following:
- the LOC118505510 gene encoding connectin-like, which gives rise to MVSATYQNLTLALLVLCIVTSPIESRYREKDVKKGKSSPPILPQMIVPSPLMNLCSGDREMKLVCHCSPDDPHVKAQKANCWIFSKDLPRKDANWLAFQTQSTLEQLKITVQKIGNLAYIPSDVLHTLKYLKQLTIEYGVIPDLLNYAFGNLTELRNVTLHKNQIRIVHPFAFANHPFLEEINLERNEILELDKEALVHLPALRKLNLDFNNLSMLHEDVFMYLTSLDELKLESNQISVLTREIFKGLGNLRILKLTANSLSFIGDTIFAELWSLQELDLDHNQIEKLSARAFDGLNNLRKLNLENNRLKRLERGIFTGVPAVLNLNLNSNQLETITYNNFLPLMDNLVNSTAILHLKDNRFLCDCRLLWLFDLRNNTKNEDLRYTLQHVECLYDIKGIYGTPSLTHNQLKEYGRSQPPEPILFDEEYYDDTGHRKPGVVVQKKYSSSRSVPDGSGQDKSQLQPVTLMKLRKDTILPCPKELDEPTELPLSRESIGLDMGWRSSVTATSESSTCILSLVLAGMCTLLSLARYGPAC